The proteins below come from a single Corylus avellana chromosome ca3, CavTom2PMs-1.0 genomic window:
- the LOC132176618 gene encoding rRNA 2'-O-methyltransferase fibrillarin 1-like, which produces MRPPRGRGGAGGGRGFGGGRGGDRGRGRGFGGGRGGDRGGSAMRGRGGGRGGGRGRGGGRGGMRGGSKVVVEPHRHGGVFIAKGKEDAIVTKNLVPGEAVYNEKRVSVQNEDGTKVEYRVWNPFRSKLAAAIIGGVDEIWIKPGARVLYLGAASGTTVSHVSDIVGPNGVVYAVEFSHRSGRDLVNMAKKRTNVIPIIEDARHPSKYRMLVGMVDVIFSDVAQPDQARILALNASYFLKAGGHFVISIKANCIDSTQPAEAVFQSEVNKLKQDQFKPFEQVTLEPYERDHACVVGGYRVPKKSKAAA; this is translated from the exons ATGAGACCTCCTCGAG GGCGTGGCGGTGCCGGTGGTGGCAGGGGTTTTGGAGGCGGAAGAGGCGGCGACAGAGGTAGAGGTAGAGGTTTCGGTGGTGGAAGAGGCGGGGACAGAGGTGGTAGCGCCATGAGAGGCCGTGGTGGAGGACGAGGTGGTGGACGAGGTAGGGGTGGAGGTAGAGGTGGTATGAGAGGTGGAAGCAAGGTCGTTGTTGAGCCTCATAGGCACGGTGGAGTGTTCATCGCTAAGGGTAAAGAAGATGCTATTGTTACCAAGAATTTGGTCCCCGGTGAAGCTGTCTACAATGAGAAGAGGGTCTCCGTGCAG AATGAGGATGGAACAAAAGTTGAATACAGAGTCTGGAACCCGTTTCGATCAAAGTTGGCTGCTGCAATTATTGGTGGTGTTGACGAGATATGGATT AAACCTGGTGCTCGGGTTCTCTACCTTGGGGCTGCTTCTGGAACCACGGTCTCTCACGTGTCTGACATTGTTGGTCCT AATGGAGTAGTTTATGCAGTGGAGTTTTCTCATAGAAGTGGCAGAGACTTGGTTAATATGGCAAAGAAGCGCACCAATGTTATTCCAATCATTGAAGATGCTAGACATCCTTCCAAGTACCGTATGCTTGTTGGGATGGTTGATGTGATATTCTCTGATGTTGCCCAACCGGATCAG GCAAGGATTCTAGCACTGAATGCATCATATTTTCTGAAAGCTGGCGGCCATTTTGTAATTTCCATAAAG GCCAACTGTATCGACTCAACACAGCCTGCTGAGGCCGTATTTCAGAGTGAGGTGAACAAGCTAAAGCAGGATCAGTTCAAGCCATTCGAACAAGTTACTCTTGAACCCTATGAGCGTGACCATGCATGTGTGGTTGGTGGCTACCGTGTCCCTAAAAAATCCAAAGCTGCTGCCTAG
- the LOC132176633 gene encoding rRNA 2'-O-methyltransferase fibrillarin 1-like, producing MRPPRGRGGAGGGRGFGGGRGGDRGRGRGFGGGRGGDRGGSAMRGRGGGRGGGRGRGGGRGGMRGGSKVVVEPHRHGGVFIAKGKEDAIVTKNLVPGEAVYNEKRVSVQNEDGTKVEYRVWNPFRSKLAAAIIGGVDEIWIKPGARVLYLGAASGTTVSHVSDIVGPNGVVYAVEFSHRSGRDLVNMAKKRTNVIPIIEDARHPSKYRMLVGMVDVIFSDVAQPDQARILALNASYFLKAGGHFVISIKANCIDSTQPAEAVFQSEVNKLKQDQFKPFEQVTLEPYERDHACVVGGYRVPKKSKAAA from the exons ATGAGACCTCCTCGAG GGCGTGGCGGTGCCGGTGGTGGCAGGGGTTTTGGAGGCGGAAGAGGCGGCGACAGAGGTAGAGGTAGAGGTTTCGGTGGTGGAAGAGGCGGGGACAGAGGTGGTAGCGCCATGAGAGGCCGTGGTGGAGGACGAGGTGGTGGACGAGGTAGGGGTGGAGGTAGAGGTGGTATGAGAGGTGGAAGCAAGGTCGTTGTTGAGCCTCATAGGCACGGTGGAGTGTTCATCGCTAAGGGTAAAGAAGATGCTATTGTTACCAAGAATTTGGTCCCCGGTGAAGCTGTCTACAATGAGAAGAGGGTCTCCGTGCAG AATGAGGATGGAACAAAAGTTGAATACAGAGTCTGGAACCCGTTTCGATCAAAGTTGGCTGCTGCAATTATTGGTGGTGTTGATGAGATATGGATT AAACCTGGTGCTCGGGTTCTCTACCTTGGGGCTGCTTCTGGAACCACGGTCTCTCACGTGTCTGACATTGTTGGTCCT AATGGAGTAGTTTATGCAGTGGAGTTTTCTCATAGAAGTGGCAGAGACTTGGTTAATATGGCAAAGAAGCGCACCAATGTTATTCCAATCATTGAAGATGCTAGACATCCTTCCAAGTACCGTATGCTTGTTGGGATGGTTGATGTGATATTCTCTGATGTTGCCCAACCGGATCAG GCAAGGATTCTAGCACTGAATGCATCATATTTTCTGAAAGCTGGCGGCCATTTTGTAATTTCCATAAAG GCCAACTGTATCGACTCAACACAGCCTGCTGAGGCCGTATTTCAGAGTGAGGTGAACAAGCTAAAGCAGGATCAGTTCAAGCCATTCGAACAAGTTACTCTTGAACCCTATGAGCGTGACCATGCATGTGTGGTTGGTGGCTACCGTGTCCCTAAAAAATCCAAAGCTGCTGCCTAG